A region from the Candidatus Hydrogenedentota bacterium genome encodes:
- the mtaB gene encoding tRNA (N(6)-L-threonylcarbamoyladenosine(37)-C(2))-methylthiotransferase MtaB: MAEINDNLNCSVKKRAAIHTLGCRLNHAESRVLEERLRAAGYEIVPFHKPADLGIIHTCVVTRQAEAKSRKYIHRFLSKNPNAIVAVIGCYAQTAAQTIAAIGEVDIILGNDAKMQLPQYLELLPDNTPLIVRPRPKRKAFTLNFEAKGPPLKERVNLKIQDGCDAMCSYCYIPFARGRSRSRDFNNIVDEALSIVERGAKEIVLTGVNLGDYECGEQGLLELVDRLSDVNPQPRLRISSIELSNLPEALFTRMADPDHALVPHLHIPLQSGSKNVLEAMGRNYSPEDYLALLNRAVTAVPGIGIGADVMVGFPGESPADFEATYRLIEESPIFYLHVFQYSERPEVASARLPNKVPESSARSRSQALIQLHEQKKKVFQEQWVGQRLRVLFENRDHNGWKGHADNYLEVFVKDKKMMVNQLEWIRIHSLEGTRLIGSPDT, translated from the coding sequence ATGGCCGAAATTAACGACAATTTAAACTGTTCGGTAAAAAAACGAGCCGCTATTCATACCTTGGGATGCCGGCTCAACCATGCAGAATCCAGAGTGCTTGAAGAGCGATTGCGTGCAGCAGGCTATGAGATTGTTCCATTTCATAAGCCTGCCGACTTAGGAATCATCCATACCTGTGTTGTTACCCGTCAAGCTGAAGCCAAATCGCGAAAATATATCCATCGCTTCCTGTCGAAAAATCCCAATGCCATAGTTGCTGTTATTGGCTGCTACGCCCAGACCGCAGCGCAGACCATTGCCGCCATAGGCGAAGTAGATATTATTTTGGGTAACGACGCAAAAATGCAATTACCCCAATATCTCGAACTATTGCCCGACAATACACCCTTAATTGTTCGCCCCAGACCCAAAAGAAAAGCCTTTACTTTAAACTTTGAAGCTAAAGGCCCGCCCCTGAAAGAACGGGTAAATTTAAAGATACAAGATGGCTGCGATGCCATGTGCAGCTATTGTTACATTCCCTTTGCCCGAGGCAGATCCCGATCAAGAGATTTCAACAATATTGTGGATGAAGCCCTAAGCATTGTCGAACGTGGGGCGAAGGAAATTGTTCTGACCGGTGTCAATCTCGGTGATTATGAGTGCGGCGAACAAGGACTGTTGGAACTTGTGGATAGACTCAGCGACGTGAACCCGCAACCGCGGCTTCGGATTAGTTCCATTGAGTTGAGCAATTTACCGGAAGCACTTTTTACGCGTATGGCAGACCCTGATCATGCACTAGTACCGCACTTGCATATTCCCTTGCAATCCGGCTCAAAAAACGTATTGGAGGCTATGGGGCGCAACTACAGTCCCGAAGATTATTTGGCTCTCTTGAACCGTGCCGTTACTGCGGTGCCAGGCATTGGCATCGGCGCTGATGTCATGGTGGGCTTTCCGGGGGAAAGTCCCGCTGATTTTGAAGCGACCTATCGCTTAATCGAAGAAAGTCCGATTTTTTACCTCCATGTTTTCCAATACAGCGAACGACCTGAGGTCGCCTCTGCAAGATTGCCCAATAAAGTACCGGAGTCATCAGCACGTTCCCGAAGTCAAGCATTGATCCAACTGCACGAACAAAAGAAAAAAGTCTTTCAAGAGCAATGGGTAGGGCAGCGTCTTCGTGTTCTCTTTGAAAATCGTGACCATAACGGTTGGAAGGGACATGCAGACAATTATCTTGAGGTCTTTGTTAAGGATAAAAAAATGATGGTCAACCAATTGGAATGGATTCGAATTCATTCCCTTGAAGGCACACGGCTGATAGGTTCCCCGGATACATGA